A genomic segment from Malus domestica chromosome 05, GDT2T_hap1 encodes:
- the LOC103413206 gene encoding bZIP transcription factor 11-like, with protein MAPSSGTSSGSSSMSHQNSGSEEDLMALMDQRKRKRMVSNRESARRSRLRKQKHLDDLTGQINQLKKENHQIISSLNITSQHYMNMEAENSVLRAQADELSSRLQSLNEIASFLNANNGGLYAAAADSSCFNEPNSSFFDPLNLSNLNQPIMASADMFHY; from the coding sequence ATGGCTCCGTCCAGTGGGACATCTTCAGGCTCCTCCTCCATGAGTCATCAAAACTCAGGCTCTGAGGAAGACTTGATGGCTCTGATGGaccagaggaagaggaagagaatggTTTCGAACCGCGAATCGGCTAGGCGGTCTAGGTTGAGGAAGCAGAAGCACTTGGATGATCTGACGGGCCAGATCAACCAACTGAAGAAGGAGAACCATCAGATCATCTCCAGCCTCAACATCACAAGCCAGCATTACATGAACATGGAGGCAGAGAACTCTGTTCTCAGAGCCCAAGCTGATGAGCTCAGCAGCAGATTGCAGTCCCTCAATGAGATTGCCAGTTTCTTGAATGCAAACAATGGTGGGCTCTATGCAGCTGCTGCAGATTCAAGCTGCTTCAATGAGCCTAATAGCAGTTTCTTCGACCCCTTGAATCTGTCAAATCTTAATCAGCCTATTATGGCCTCTGCAGATATGTTTCACTACTGA